The Solea senegalensis isolate Sse05_10M linkage group LG9, IFAPA_SoseM_1, whole genome shotgun sequence genome has a segment encoding these proteins:
- the rpp25l gene encoding LOW QUALITY PROTEIN: ribonuclease P protein subunit p25-like protein (The sequence of the model RefSeq protein was modified relative to this genomic sequence to represent the inferred CDS: deleted 2 bases in 1 codon) — protein MENYTKARTVEQPSVCPFPDLAPDTPEIRVKDGSKIRNLLRFALSRMEAKPPAAEETGQPAPKEGGVAVARQQEPASHPLCKQVIFTASGKGVSKAITCAEIVKRRVKGLHQLTRLLHSSVVEEWEPLEPDAGLDGLTVNRKLPAIWILLSVEPLDAREPGYQAPGRYDALWAQSSSREESGGVTGHRRKRGGGGGGGRGGRGRGRGRERGKGPGRQGSRSRDK, from the exons ATGGAAAACTACACCAAAGCGCGAACGGTGGAGCAGCCATCTGTCTGTCCGTTCCCTGACCTCGCCCCGGACACGCCGGAGATCCGCGTCAAGGACGGCAGCAAGATCCGCAACCTGCTGCGCTTCGCCCTGAGCCGCATGGAGGCCAAACCTCCAGCAGCCGAAGAGACGGGACAACCTGCGCCCAAGGAGGGGGGCGTGGCTGTGGCGAGACAACAAGAACCCGCGAGCCACCCACTCTGCAAACAGGTCATCTTCACCGCCAGCGGTAAAGGCGTCTCCAAGGCCATCACCTGTGCTGAGATCGTGAAGCGGCGTGTTAAGGGGCTGCACCAGCTCACCAGGCTGCTGCACAGCTCTGTGGTGGAGGAATGGGAGCCGCTGGAGCCCGACGCCGGCCTCGACGGCCTCACCGTCAACAGGAAGCTGCCCGCCATCTGGATCCTCCTCTCTGTCGAGCCACTTGACGCCAGAGAACCCGGGTACCAGGCGCCGGGTCGATACGACGCCCTGTGGGCTCAGTCgtccagcagagaggagagtggaggCGTCACAGGACAccggaggaagagaggaggaggaggaggaggagga agaggagggagagggagagggagagggagagagagaggaaaaggccCTGGGCGTCAGGGAAGCCGGAGCAGAGACAAATGA